The Ferrimicrobium sp. genome contains a region encoding:
- a CDS encoding lipopolysaccharide assembly protein LapB codes for MSDRSDGPQQFGESGSSDRPDRPRSQDGDRPRYSRPRDSDRDRGGFRSGPRPDRQDRPDRDRGVDQRAEPGLDWVEAEAVASESVPSEPSSLPSLRFHASRWLQKESGDAPSRARIRDASQETSKVRSQRPSMRGKSRSAMQQLLARATEAYERDRFEETLRITRRIDSMDPDEPEVLELMGLSLYRLARYDAALRVLRKVHKATDNFDQLPVLMDCARALGRTSELERWWLRLREASPAKEVVVEGRIVYAGALADQGKLAEAIALMEQGLAKERRGTALTNIRQRYLLAQLFERAGDASGAREIYLQLFKEDKNLYDVAERLAVLS; via the coding sequence ATGTCAGATAGATCAGACGGCCCTCAGCAGTTTGGCGAGTCGGGTTCGTCGGATCGACCCGATCGCCCCCGCAGCCAAGACGGTGATCGTCCACGATACTCCCGACCACGAGATAGCGATCGTGACCGCGGAGGTTTCCGTTCTGGTCCACGACCTGATCGCCAGGATCGACCCGATCGTGACCGCGGAGTCGATCAACGGGCAGAGCCTGGTTTGGATTGGGTAGAGGCCGAGGCGGTGGCCTCCGAGTCTGTGCCAAGTGAGCCATCAAGTCTTCCATCGCTTCGTTTTCATGCATCGCGCTGGTTGCAAAAAGAGTCAGGCGATGCGCCCTCGAGGGCGCGGATCCGTGATGCGAGTCAAGAGACTTCCAAGGTACGTTCCCAACGTCCATCAATGCGAGGCAAGAGTCGCTCAGCTATGCAACAGTTGCTTGCACGAGCCACAGAAGCCTATGAGCGTGACCGCTTCGAGGAGACGCTGCGCATTACGCGCCGAATCGATTCGATGGACCCGGATGAACCGGAAGTGTTGGAGCTCATGGGTCTGAGCCTCTATCGCCTCGCTCGCTACGATGCAGCGCTTCGTGTGTTGCGTAAGGTTCATAAGGCGACAGACAATTTCGATCAACTGCCTGTGCTGATGGACTGCGCACGGGCCCTTGGTCGGACGAGCGAGTTGGAGCGATGGTGGTTGCGTCTGCGTGAAGCGTCTCCAGCCAAGGAAGTTGTTGTTGAGGGACGCATTGTCTATGCTGGTGCCTTGGCGGACCAGGGGAAGCTTGCTGAGGCTATCGCGTTGATGGAACAAGGTCTAGCTAAAGAGCGCCGTGGGACCGCATTGACAAATATTCGGCAACGATATCTCCTGGCTCAACTTTTCGAGCGTGCTGGTGATGCCTCTGGAGCTCGAGAGAT
- a CDS encoding ABC-F family ATP-binding cassette domain-containing protein produces the protein MLVHAKSLQFEYGARVLFDDLNLLVDKGDRVGLVGRNGAGKTTLMKILAGELEAKGVLERVGSVGYLPQDPLAADPKLTALSRILSGRQLDDLFARLTELQQLMTETDASVRESATKEYGHVETLFASRDGYRAESDATVLANSLGIEAHVLSQPIGVLSGGQRRRIELARILFSEADLLLLDEPTNHLDADSINWLTDFLKNFSGGLIVISHDARLLESVVNRVAFLDPQRSTLDLYTLHYRAYLVARAEDEARRRHLYEVETTKATQLKRQADKMRGSTAKRARKAKVLDRRATRILDNVDDVRASDKVANIRFPQPLPCTKTPIQANGLAKSYGSLEVISGIDLAIDRQSRVVILGLNGAGKTTLLRLLANVETPDAGEIHPGKGLVIGYYAQEHEMLSPNLTPLENLRKSAPADVTDTDLRQILGSFMFTSEMFNQPSGTLSGGEKTRLALATLVSQRANLLLLDEPTNNLDPASRDRVLAALRSYTGAIILVTHDPGAVEALQPERVLMLPDGVEDYWNEELLELVTLA, from the coding sequence ATGCTTGTTCATGCCAAGTCACTACAGTTCGAATACGGTGCCCGAGTTCTCTTTGATGACCTCAACTTGCTGGTCGACAAGGGAGATCGTGTCGGTCTCGTCGGTCGCAACGGCGCTGGCAAGACCACCTTGATGAAGATTCTCGCCGGCGAGCTCGAAGCCAAAGGGGTCCTTGAGCGAGTGGGCAGCGTCGGCTATTTACCACAGGACCCTCTCGCCGCCGATCCAAAGCTCACTGCACTCTCGCGGATTCTGTCGGGACGTCAACTTGATGATCTTTTCGCCAGACTCACCGAGCTCCAGCAGCTTATGACGGAGACAGATGCCTCCGTCCGAGAAAGCGCTACCAAGGAGTATGGTCACGTGGAGACGCTCTTTGCCAGTCGAGACGGATACCGCGCTGAATCCGATGCCACCGTGCTCGCGAACTCCCTCGGTATCGAAGCTCACGTTCTATCGCAGCCAATTGGGGTACTCAGCGGTGGACAACGACGACGGATAGAGCTTGCGCGTATCCTCTTCTCCGAAGCAGACCTCTTGTTGTTGGATGAGCCTACCAATCACCTGGATGCTGACTCCATCAACTGGTTGACGGACTTTTTGAAGAACTTTAGTGGCGGGCTGATCGTCATCTCCCACGACGCGAGGTTACTCGAATCCGTCGTCAATCGAGTTGCCTTCCTTGACCCGCAACGTTCGACGCTTGATCTGTATACCCTCCACTATCGCGCCTATCTCGTCGCTCGCGCCGAGGACGAGGCCCGCCGACGGCACCTCTACGAGGTGGAGACAACCAAGGCGACCCAACTCAAACGCCAGGCCGATAAGATGCGTGGCTCCACAGCAAAGCGTGCTCGCAAAGCCAAAGTTCTTGACCGACGGGCAACACGCATACTCGATAACGTCGACGATGTTCGCGCCTCCGACAAGGTCGCCAATATCCGCTTTCCCCAACCTCTGCCCTGCACCAAGACCCCAATTCAAGCCAATGGACTTGCCAAGTCCTATGGTTCATTGGAGGTCATCAGCGGTATCGACCTCGCTATCGATCGGCAGTCACGGGTCGTCATTCTCGGCCTTAATGGAGCGGGCAAGACAACACTCCTTAGGTTGCTGGCAAACGTGGAGACTCCCGATGCTGGTGAAATCCATCCCGGAAAGGGTCTCGTCATCGGTTACTATGCCCAAGAGCATGAGATGCTCAGCCCTAACCTTACTCCGCTTGAAAACCTCCGTAAGAGCGCGCCAGCTGATGTGACCGACACCGACTTACGGCAGATCCTCGGCTCATTCATGTTTACATCTGAAATGTTCAACCAGCCGAGCGGGACCCTATCGGGTGGCGAGAAAACTCGTCTTGCCCTTGCAACGCTTGTGTCGCAACGTGCTAACCTACTGCTGCTCGACGAACCGACCAACAACCTTGACCCGGCCAGCCGTGATCGTGTCCTTGCAGCGCTCCGTAGCTACACAGGCGCTATCATACTGGTGACCCACGACCCTGGAGCCGTCGAGGCTCTCCAGCCCGAGCGCGTCCTGATGTTGCCCGACGGTGTTGAGGATTACTGGAACGAAGAACTCTTGGAACTTGTGACGTTGGCTTAA
- a CDS encoding DsrE family protein, with amino-acid sequence MNTNQSSDTKLEVVIQLDTPDQEGWQQVLRQIENLLAEDDSASVEVVCSGRGTDLIRRDTTHLSIELNNLAARGISFVACNNSLRQRSIREDELFPFVTIVPSAIGELIRAQRDGKAYLKLV; translated from the coding sequence ATGAACACGAACCAATCAAGCGACACCAAACTCGAAGTAGTAATACAGCTCGACACCCCAGATCAGGAAGGCTGGCAACAGGTACTCCGTCAGATAGAGAACCTGCTAGCTGAAGATGATTCTGCCTCCGTCGAGGTGGTCTGCTCTGGCAGGGGAACCGACCTTATTCGACGTGACACCACCCACCTCTCAATCGAGCTCAACAACCTTGCGGCTCGGGGTATTTCGTTTGTTGCCTGCAACAACTCTCTACGCCAACGGTCGATCCGAGAAGATGAACTCTTCCCGTTTGTGACCATAGTGCCAAGTGCCATAGGAGAGCTCATTCGGGCTCAGCGTGATGGCAAGGCCTACCTAAAGTTGGTCTAG
- a CDS encoding ABC transporter ATP-binding protein yields MMAELLEIKDLATEIRQRRNTIRAVDGVTLSVKRGETLGVVGESGCGKTMTALSIVRLLPAGGVIAGGSIKLDGEELVGASEARMRAVRGSKIGVVFQDPMTSLNPSKTIGWQIAESLVIHKAATKAAARKRALEVLDLVRIPAAAERLNDFPHQLSGGMRQRVMIAIALANSPELLIADEPTTALDVTIQAQILGLLDELKATLNMGLILVTHDLGVVAGRADRVMVMYAGRVVESTGTSQLFQQMRHPYTYSLFSSIPRIGDDRERVLATIPGLPPDLAHPPKGCRFADRCRFAQDRCREEDPVLEGDQHRFACWFPVDHEVRSAVLGVQERHAPRSLPHEPLLELKGLVKEYDIFAGALRRKMGSIHAVSGIDLTLYEGETVGIVGESGCGKSTLGRMMVGLERPTAGQILYRGEDIAACSLSEMRKLRRNFQLMFQDPYASLDPRMRIGPALLEPVKVQHIGDAALQEARMYTLLDEVGLRRNAVERYPHEFSGGQRQRVGFARALMLEPGLVVADEPVSALDVSIRSQVLNMMRRLQARYGLTYALISHDLSVVSYLADRIGVMYLGEVVELAAASDIFASPAHPYTRGLLRSVPIPDPAIEREKARVGQIVGELPSPLSPPSGCRFHPRCPYATQECSIDHPQLRVIASGHTVACHHAERVLEDAWELEELVNAVDR; encoded by the coding sequence ATGATGGCGGAGTTACTGGAGATCAAAGACCTGGCGACAGAGATTCGACAGCGTCGCAACACGATACGCGCAGTCGATGGAGTGACGCTCTCGGTCAAACGAGGTGAGACCCTTGGGGTGGTAGGCGAGTCAGGTTGCGGCAAGACGATGACGGCGCTCTCGATTGTCCGGCTCCTTCCAGCCGGAGGAGTGATCGCTGGGGGAAGTATCAAGCTCGACGGTGAGGAACTTGTTGGCGCCTCCGAAGCTCGGATGCGAGCGGTGCGCGGCAGCAAGATCGGGGTGGTTTTCCAGGACCCAATGACCAGCCTGAATCCGTCGAAAACCATAGGCTGGCAGATCGCCGAGTCACTCGTCATCCACAAAGCAGCGACCAAGGCCGCTGCGCGCAAGCGAGCGCTCGAGGTCCTCGATTTAGTGAGGATTCCGGCGGCCGCGGAACGTTTGAATGACTTTCCCCATCAACTATCGGGTGGCATGCGCCAGCGCGTCATGATCGCCATCGCGTTGGCCAACTCGCCTGAACTGTTAATCGCTGACGAACCTACGACGGCTCTTGACGTCACGATTCAGGCGCAGATCCTTGGTCTCCTCGATGAGTTGAAGGCAACCCTGAATATGGGTCTTATATTGGTTACGCACGATTTGGGAGTCGTCGCCGGCCGTGCTGATCGTGTGATGGTGATGTACGCTGGTCGAGTCGTTGAGAGTACTGGTACTTCACAGCTTTTTCAACAGATGCGCCATCCCTATACCTATTCGCTGTTCTCCTCCATCCCCCGGATTGGGGATGATCGTGAACGGGTCCTCGCGACCATTCCTGGCCTGCCACCGGATCTTGCCCACCCACCGAAGGGATGCCGCTTTGCGGATCGTTGCCGTTTCGCTCAGGATCGTTGCCGTGAAGAGGATCCGGTGTTAGAGGGTGATCAACATCGGTTCGCGTGTTGGTTCCCGGTCGATCATGAAGTGCGCTCGGCGGTACTCGGTGTTCAGGAGCGACATGCTCCTCGATCGTTACCCCATGAGCCTCTCCTCGAACTCAAAGGATTGGTGAAAGAGTACGATATCTTCGCAGGTGCACTGCGGCGCAAAATGGGTAGTATTCATGCGGTTTCTGGTATCGATCTGACACTCTACGAGGGGGAGACCGTCGGTATTGTGGGTGAGTCCGGTTGTGGAAAATCTACGCTCGGGCGGATGATGGTTGGTCTCGAGCGCCCCACTGCTGGTCAAATCCTCTATCGTGGTGAGGATATTGCTGCGTGCTCGCTGAGCGAGATGCGAAAGTTGCGTCGCAATTTTCAACTCATGTTCCAGGACCCATATGCATCCCTGGATCCTCGAATGAGGATTGGCCCGGCGCTGCTCGAGCCCGTAAAGGTGCAACATATTGGCGATGCAGCGCTACAGGAAGCACGAATGTATACCTTGTTAGACGAGGTAGGGCTGCGGCGCAACGCCGTTGAACGTTATCCACACGAGTTCTCCGGTGGTCAGCGTCAGCGAGTGGGTTTTGCACGGGCGCTGATGCTCGAGCCTGGGTTGGTCGTCGCCGATGAGCCGGTCTCGGCACTCGATGTCTCCATCCGGAGCCAGGTGCTGAATATGATGCGGCGTCTACAGGCGCGGTATGGACTGACCTATGCACTGATATCCCATGACCTCTCGGTGGTCAGTTACTTGGCGGATAGGATTGGCGTGATGTACCTTGGGGAGGTCGTTGAGCTCGCCGCTGCATCGGATATCTTTGCGAGTCCGGCACACCCCTACACACGCGGGCTCCTGCGTTCGGTTCCCATTCCCGATCCAGCGATTGAGCGAGAAAAAGCGAGAGTGGGCCAGATTGTGGGTGAGCTGCCTTCTCCACTCTCTCCACCCAGTGGCTGCCGTTTCCATCCGCGGTGTCCCTATGCAACGCAAGAGTGTTCCATCGATCATCCACAGTTGCGCGTCATAGCTTCAGGCCACACCGTCGCCTGCCACCACGCAGAACGGGTTTTGGAGGATGCTTGGGAACTCGAAGAGCTTGTCAATGCGGTGGATCGGTAG
- a CDS encoding FAD-binding oxidoreductase translates to MDSEREAIRALGGVHDGVFWLEEEAPSFGPPLGHHEEVDLVIVGAGFLGLWSAILAKERFPEWEVVVVEGGRVGFGASGRNGGFVDASLTHGLENGLGRWPDEMVELERLGGENLAAIADFVERHHIDCDLTLAGGIDVATEGWQLDGLEEYAQKARTFGHETKVLDRQGVQALVHSPRYEGGLLTTNRTALVNPAKLAWGLAEVASSLGVRIYEGTTVTGVSAAGGMIDVTTAQSGSLRSAKVILATNAFPSLLPGVGSFVIPVYDYVLMTEPLTPSQLESVGWDGRQGLSDLGNLFHYYRLTDDNRILWGGYDAIYHYGSRMSSAYRLRSSTHLLLARHFFETFPMLEGVRFTHAWGGAIDTSTRFSMFFGSRHQGKIQYALGFTGLGVGATRFAAQVLCARLEPKESAFDHLSLVRTKPVPFPPEPLRSVAVAVTRRSLMQADAHGGRRNFWLRTLDRFGVGFDS, encoded by the coding sequence ATGGATAGCGAACGAGAGGCTATTCGAGCTCTGGGCGGTGTACACGATGGGGTGTTCTGGCTTGAGGAGGAGGCGCCCAGTTTTGGACCTCCCCTTGGACACCATGAAGAGGTCGATCTCGTCATCGTGGGGGCTGGTTTTCTTGGACTGTGGAGCGCGATCCTTGCCAAGGAGCGCTTTCCGGAATGGGAGGTGGTGGTCGTTGAGGGTGGCCGTGTGGGCTTCGGTGCCAGCGGTCGCAATGGTGGTTTTGTCGATGCGAGTCTCACTCATGGTCTTGAGAATGGTTTAGGACGATGGCCGGATGAGATGGTCGAGCTGGAACGTCTCGGTGGAGAAAACCTGGCCGCCATCGCCGACTTTGTCGAGCGGCACCACATCGACTGTGATCTTACCTTGGCTGGAGGTATTGATGTCGCCACCGAGGGGTGGCAGCTCGATGGGTTGGAGGAGTACGCGCAGAAGGCACGTACCTTTGGCCATGAAACGAAGGTACTGGATCGCCAAGGGGTGCAGGCGCTGGTGCACTCGCCACGGTATGAGGGCGGGCTATTGACAACCAACCGTACCGCATTGGTAAATCCAGCAAAGTTGGCCTGGGGACTCGCCGAGGTCGCATCGTCCCTTGGTGTCCGTATTTACGAAGGAACGACTGTCACTGGGGTGAGTGCGGCTGGTGGGATGATCGATGTGACCACGGCGCAGAGTGGGTCGCTGCGTTCTGCAAAGGTGATCCTTGCGACGAATGCCTTCCCCTCATTATTGCCGGGAGTAGGAAGTTTTGTCATTCCTGTCTACGACTATGTCCTCATGACCGAGCCTTTGACGCCCTCGCAGTTAGAGTCAGTGGGCTGGGATGGCCGGCAAGGTCTGTCGGATCTTGGCAACCTCTTTCATTACTATCGTCTGACTGACGACAACCGTATTCTGTGGGGCGGTTATGATGCGATCTATCATTATGGATCTCGGATGAGTAGCGCATACCGACTCCGTTCGAGCACGCACCTGCTGCTCGCCCGTCATTTCTTTGAGACTTTCCCAATGTTAGAGGGGGTACGGTTCACTCACGCATGGGGTGGTGCCATCGATACCTCCACCCGATTTTCGATGTTCTTTGGTTCTCGTCACCAAGGCAAGATTCAGTATGCTCTCGGCTTTACCGGGTTAGGGGTAGGCGCTACTCGCTTTGCCGCCCAGGTACTCTGTGCACGACTGGAGCCAAAGGAGTCGGCGTTTGATCATCTAAGTTTGGTGCGTACTAAGCCAGTACCGTTTCCACCAGAACCATTGCGTTCCGTCGCGGTGGCGGTGACGAGGCGATCGTTGATGCAGGCTGATGCACATGGTGGACGTCGTAATTTCTGGCTCCGTACACTCGATCGTTTCGGTGTCGGGTTTGATTCATGA
- a CDS encoding ABC transporter permease, translating to MTAITAKEPGAEPAEVDQRVGALRAAVTTFVANKLAVGSLVILLLIILFCFVGPLVYHTDQVSAQLLLENQPPSAAHILGTSPAGRDELGRLMLGGQSTIELGLAVGLLASAFGLVWGTISGFVGGMVDSVMMRIVDALLSIPFLFFVILLASIVRPTLWLIILVISGVSWLSTARLVRGETLSLKTRDYVVAAAGFGAPRWRLIARHIMPNVLGVLVVNGTLKVADAILTFAALGYLGLSIPPPATNWGEILAGGVNNIFDGYWWQLWPAAVLIVLTVLAVNVLGDALRDVVESRLAQH from the coding sequence ATGACGGCTATCACGGCCAAGGAACCGGGCGCAGAGCCTGCTGAGGTCGACCAACGAGTGGGTGCGCTACGTGCCGCCGTCACCACCTTCGTGGCGAACAAGCTCGCGGTCGGGAGCCTTGTCATCTTGCTGCTCATCATCCTGTTCTGCTTTGTCGGCCCACTTGTGTACCATACAGATCAAGTCTCCGCTCAGCTGCTCCTCGAAAACCAGCCACCTTCGGCTGCACACATCCTTGGAACGAGTCCCGCAGGTCGAGATGAACTCGGGAGACTTATGCTCGGCGGACAGAGCACCATCGAGCTAGGGCTCGCCGTTGGACTCCTTGCCTCCGCCTTCGGCCTTGTATGGGGCACCATCAGTGGTTTTGTTGGCGGCATGGTTGACTCCGTGATGATGCGGATCGTTGACGCTCTGCTATCAATCCCCTTCCTCTTCTTTGTGATCCTGCTCGCCTCGATTGTGCGACCCACGCTGTGGTTGATCATCCTTGTCATCTCAGGAGTGAGCTGGCTCTCGACCGCCCGACTCGTACGCGGAGAGACGTTGAGCCTCAAGACGCGCGACTACGTGGTGGCAGCAGCAGGTTTCGGAGCACCCCGATGGCGGCTCATCGCGCGGCATATCATGCCGAACGTTCTCGGCGTGCTTGTCGTGAACGGAACTCTGAAGGTGGCTGATGCCATTCTCACCTTCGCCGCATTGGGTTATCTCGGACTCAGCATCCCACCACCCGCTACGAACTGGGGAGAGATCCTTGCCGGTGGCGTAAACAACATTTTCGACGGCTATTGGTGGCAGCTCTGGCCCGCGGCGGTCCTCATCGTCTTGACGGTTCTGGCCGTGAATGTTCTCGGTGACGCATTACGAGATGTCGTGGAATCACGACTGGCGCAACACTAA
- a CDS encoding ABC transporter permease, which produces MSWNHDWRNTKDPDAVFPPLTNETTNTHQANKRLLHEATGGARMIRYILRRCGQAIITIIAVSIIVFIILHLLPGGLVRAQLGQKASPIQVHALEVQEGLLRPLPVQYLTWAWNALRGNFGYSYKLSENVSTLLAEYVPRTFFLVAISLLFAVAIAIPMGLWQGYRRNRADDHALSGTMLIMYSMPTFLLGVVLIVILNIWLPVFPSTASNFGGSLTIDATDLALPIITLCLANVSYFSRYMRSSVIDNLLEDYVRTARSKGARNRTILLRHVLRNSLNSTLTLLGLSLPYTISGSLIVEALFNYPGAGLLFWNSAQTRDFPVLLGIVLVIAVMTVLGNLIVDILYGVVDPRVRVQ; this is translated from the coding sequence ATGTCGTGGAATCACGACTGGCGCAACACTAAGGACCCTGATGCTGTCTTCCCACCCCTCACCAACGAGACGACGAACACTCACCAGGCAAACAAACGGTTGCTCCACGAAGCGACGGGAGGCGCTCGCATGATCCGATATATCCTCCGACGCTGCGGCCAGGCCATCATCACCATCATCGCAGTCTCCATTATCGTCTTCATCATTTTGCATCTGCTGCCCGGAGGCCTCGTCCGGGCCCAACTTGGCCAGAAGGCCAGCCCTATCCAGGTCCATGCACTGGAGGTGCAAGAAGGGCTCCTCCGACCGCTCCCAGTCCAATACCTCACCTGGGCTTGGAATGCGCTCCGAGGGAACTTTGGTTACTCCTATAAACTCAGTGAAAACGTCTCCACATTGCTCGCTGAGTACGTTCCCCGCACCTTCTTCCTTGTCGCGATTTCACTCCTCTTCGCGGTCGCCATCGCGATACCCATGGGACTTTGGCAGGGTTACCGGCGCAATCGAGCCGACGACCATGCCTTAAGCGGCACCATGCTCATCATGTACTCGATGCCCACTTTCCTCCTAGGCGTGGTACTCATCGTCATCCTCAATATCTGGCTACCGGTTTTCCCATCGACCGCCTCAAATTTTGGGGGGAGCCTCACCATCGATGCGACCGATCTCGCCCTTCCAATCATTACCCTCTGCTTGGCCAACGTGAGTTATTTCAGTCGTTACATGCGCTCTTCAGTCATCGACAACCTGCTGGAAGATTACGTCAGAACAGCCAGGTCGAAGGGTGCGCGCAATCGAACGATCCTCCTACGGCATGTCTTGCGCAACTCCTTAAACTCAACCTTGACCCTCCTCGGCCTCTCATTGCCCTACACCATCTCTGGATCCCTCATCGTGGAGGCGCTCTTCAACTACCCCGGTGCCGGTCTCCTGTTTTGGAATTCAGCCCAGACTCGCGACTTCCCGGTCCTTCTGGGGATCGTACTCGTCATCGCCGTGATGACGGTCTTGGGCAACCTCATCGTCGACATCCTCTACGGTGTCGTCGATCCGCGGGTCAGGGTGCAGTAA
- a CDS encoding MFS transporter produces the protein MKFNALARWRRDTFRSLGVRNFRLFTIGQFISNTGSWMQSISIAYLVLTLSKSGSLLGLVTAAQFLPILLFGAQAGIIVDRRNRQHLIMVTQTLFMLVAFILFYLVAQHQINIPLVFIFSIILGLINAIDTPARQSFVQELVGHDNLQNAVTLNAASFNLARAIGPAVVGIAIASLGLSWGFLLNAISFLAILLALVMMKSSQFFVQGTVLREPGQIRAGLRYVRKRPILLSTLIAIMIAGIFAYNFPVTIPLLAESTFHGHAQLLGDFMSLFGVGAIFGSIVAASLRRPAGPRLMTAISVGFALLMVLVALAPSIWLAGLALMGLGALSISFNALTNATLQMNSRFEMRGRVMALYTLGFLGSTPIGAPTIGFLSQDFSPRWAFIAGALSLLVAAILFFRLKGTKEPLQTPSD, from the coding sequence ATGAAGTTCAACGCACTGGCACGGTGGCGCCGAGATACTTTTCGTTCCCTCGGAGTGCGGAATTTTCGCCTCTTCACCATCGGGCAATTCATCTCCAACACCGGCAGTTGGATGCAGTCGATCTCGATCGCCTACCTTGTGCTCACTTTGAGCAAGAGCGGATCACTGCTCGGATTGGTTACTGCCGCGCAATTCCTCCCCATTCTGCTCTTCGGTGCTCAAGCTGGTATCATCGTCGATCGGCGCAACCGTCAACACCTCATCATGGTCACCCAAACACTGTTCATGCTTGTGGCCTTCATCCTCTTCTATCTCGTCGCTCAACACCAGATCAACATCCCTCTCGTCTTTATCTTCTCCATTATCCTGGGTCTCATCAACGCCATCGATACCCCCGCTCGGCAGAGCTTTGTCCAAGAGTTGGTGGGGCACGATAACCTACAGAATGCGGTCACGCTCAACGCTGCGAGCTTTAATCTCGCTCGCGCCATAGGGCCCGCCGTGGTCGGCATTGCGATTGCGAGTCTGGGCCTCAGCTGGGGCTTTCTTTTGAATGCGATTTCATTCCTGGCCATACTACTCGCGCTTGTCATGATGAAATCGAGCCAGTTCTTCGTGCAAGGGACTGTACTACGTGAACCGGGTCAGATCCGTGCAGGCTTGCGCTACGTGCGCAAGCGTCCGATCCTTCTCAGCACCTTGATAGCGATCATGATCGCCGGCATCTTCGCCTACAACTTTCCGGTAACCATCCCACTGCTAGCTGAGTCCACCTTCCATGGACATGCCCAACTACTCGGCGACTTCATGTCGCTTTTTGGGGTTGGGGCAATCTTTGGTAGCATTGTGGCAGCCTCACTCCGTCGTCCAGCTGGCCCACGTCTCATGACCGCCATCTCGGTGGGATTCGCCTTGTTGATGGTACTTGTGGCACTAGCCCCTAGCATCTGGCTGGCCGGCCTTGCCCTCATGGGCTTAGGCGCCCTCTCCATCAGTTTCAACGCACTCACCAACGCCACCCTCCAGATGAACTCTCGCTTCGAGATGCGTGGACGCGTGATGGCACTGTACACTCTCGGCTTCCTCGGCAGCACGCCAATTGGAGCACCCACGATAGGTTTTCTCTCTCAAGACTTCTCTCCACGCTGGGCCTTTATCGCTGGGGCGCTCTCTCTGTTGGTCGCCGCCATTCTCTTCTTCCGCCTCAAGGGGACCAAGGAGCCACTGCAAACCCCCTCCGACTAA